In one Zalophus californianus isolate mZalCal1 chromosome 10, mZalCal1.pri.v2, whole genome shotgun sequence genomic region, the following are encoded:
- the ATXN2L gene encoding ataxin-2-like protein isoform X4, with the protein MLKPQPPQQTSQPQQPPPTQQAVARRPPGGTSPPNGGLPGPLASTSAPAGPPAAASPCLGPAAAAGSGIRRGAEGILAPPPPPQQQQQHQERPGATAIGSARGQSTGKGPPQSPVFEGVYNNSRMLHFLTAVVGSTCDVKVKNGTTYEGIFKTLSSKFELAVDAVHRKASEPAGGPRREDIVDTMVFKPSDVMLVHFRNVDFNYATKDKFTDSAIAMNSKVNGEHKEKVLQRWEGGDSNSDDYDLESDMSNGWDPNEMFKFNEENYGVKTTYDSSLSSYTVPLEKDNSEEFRQRELRAAQLAREIESSPQYRLRIAMENDDGRTEEEKHSAVQRQGSGRESPSLASREGKYIPLPQRVREGPRGGVRCSSSRGGRPGLSSLPPRGPHHLDSSSPGPGSETRGINGGPSRMSPKAQRPVRGGAKTLSSPSSRPSGEASAPPPPAAFPFLPVGRMYPPRSPKSAAPAPISASCPDAPMSSAVPTSSASIPVTSSVVDPGVGSISPASPKISLASTDVKELPAKEPGRTLESQELSRIAGKVPGLQNEQKRFQLEELRKFGAQFKLQPSSSPETSLDPFPPRILKEEAKGKEKEVDGLLTSEPVGSPVSSKTESVSDKEDKPPLPPAGGTEGPEQPPPPCPSQTGSPPVGLIKGDDKDEGPVAEQVKKSTLNPNAKEFNPTKPLLSVNKSTSTPTSPGPRTHSTPSIPVLTAGQSGLYSPQYISYIPQIHMGPAVQAPQMYPYPVSNSVPGQQGKYRGAKGSLPPQRSDQHQPASAPPMMQAAAAAGPPLVAATPYSSYIPYTPQQFPGQPAMMQPMAHYPSQPVFAPMLQSNPRMLTSGSHPQAIVSSSTPQYPSAEQPTPQALYATVHQSYPHHATQLHAHQPQPATTPTGSQPQSQHAAPSPVQHQAGQAPHLGSGQPQQNLYHPGALTGTPPSLPPGPSAQSPQSSFPQPAAVYAIHAHQQLPHGFTNMAHVTQAHVQTGITAAPPPHPGAPHPPQVMLLHPPQSHGGPPQGAVPQSGVPALSASTPSPYPYIGHPQAPKGTLVVLATGNKGLPRAQLRGGVCRWALQR; encoded by the exons ATGTTGAAGCCTCAGCCGCCACAACAGacctcccagccccagcagccGCCCCCCACGCAACAGGCCGTGGCCCGCCGGCCTCCCGGGGGCACGAGCCCTCCTAACGGCGGCCTCCCGGGGCCCCTGGCCTCCACCTCGGCTCCCGCAGGGCCTCCCGCGGCCGCGTCTCCCTGCCTGGGGCCTGCAGCCGCCGCCGGGAGCGGGATCCGCCGGGGAGCCGAGGGCATCttggcgccgccgccgccgccgcagcagcagcagcaacatcaGGAGAGGCCAGGGGCAACGGCTATCGGCAGCGCCAG GGGACAAAGCACAGGAAAGGGACCCCCACAGTCACCG GTGTTCGAGGGTGTCTACAATAATTCCAGAATGCTGCATTTTCTTACAGCTGTTGTG GGCTCCACTTGTGATGTAAAGGTGAAGAATGGTACCACCTATGAAGGTATCTTCAAGACTCTGAGCTCAAAG TTTGAACTAGCAGTAGACGCTGTACACCGGAAAGCATCTGAGCCAGCAGGTGGCCCTCGTCGGGAAGACATTGTGGACACCATGGTGTTTAAGCCAAGCGATGTCATGCTTGTCCACTTCCGAAACGTTGACTTCAATTATGCTACTAAAG ACAAATTCACTGATTCAGCCATTGCCATGAACTCAAAGGTGAATGGGGAGCACAAAGAGAAGGTGCTTCAGCGCTGGGAAGGGGGCGACAGCAACAGCGATGACTATGACCTCGAGTCTGACATG TCCAATGGATGGGACCCCAACGAAATGTTCAAGTTCAACGAGGAGAATTATGGTGTAAAGACCACCTATGACAGCAGTCTTTCTTCTTATAC GGTGCCCTTGGAGAAGGACAACTCAGAAGAGTTTCGTCAGCGGGAGCTGCGTGCAGCCCAGTTAGCTCGAGAGATTGAATCGAGCCCGCAGTACCGCCTGCGGATCGCCATGGAGAACGATGATGGGCGCACCGAGGAGGAGAAGCACAGTGCGGTCCAGCGGCAGGGTTCAGGACGGGAGAGCCCCAGCTTGGCATCTAG GGAGGGAAAGTATATCCCTCTACCCCAGCGAGTTCGGGAAGGTCCCCGGGGAGGAGTTCGATGCAGTAGTTCCCGGGGAGGCCGGCCTGGCCTTAGCTCTTTGCCACCTCGTGGCCCTCACCACCTTGACAGTAGCAGCCCCGGCCCAGGTTCTGAGACCCGCGGTATCAATGGAG gccctTCCCGCATGTCCCCTAAGGCACAACGGCCTGTGAGAGGTGGTGCCAAGACTCTGTCCTCACCCAGCAGTAGACCTTCTGGAGAAGCTTCTGCTCCGCCCCCTCCTGCAG ctttcccttttcttccagtGGGCCGGATGTACCCCCCGCGCTCTCCCAAGTCAGCTGCCCCTGCCCCAATCTCAGCTTCCTGTCCTGATGCCCCGATGAGCTCGGCAGTACCGACCTCTTCGGCTTCTATCCCTGTGACATCATCGGTTGTGGATCCTGGAGTAGGCTCCATTTCCCCAGCTTCTCCAAAGATCTCACTGGCCTCCACAGATG TAAAAGAACTTCCAGCCAAGGAACCTGGGAGAACTCTGGAGTCCCAGGAGCTGTCCCGGATAGCTGGGAAAG TCCCTGGCCTTCAGAATGAACAGAAACGCTTTCAACTGGAAGAACTGAGAAAGTTTGGGGCCCAGTTTAAG CTGCAGCCCAGTAGCTCCCCTGAGACCAGCCTGGATCCTTTTCCTCCCCGGATCTTAAAGGAGGAGgccaaagggaaagagaaggaagttgACGGTTTATTAACTTCAGAGCCAGTGGGGTCCCCAGTCTCCTCGAAGACAGAGTCCGTATCGGATAAGGAGGACAAGCCGCCCCTGCCACcggcaggaggcacagaggggccCGAGCAGCCCCCACCACCTTGCCCAAGCCAAACTGGCAGCCCCCCAGTGGGCCTCATCAAGGGAGACGACAAGGATGAGGGCCCGGTCGCTGA ACAAGTGAAGAAGTCAACACTGAACCCCAACGCCAAGGAGTTCAATCCCACAAAGCCTCTGCTGTCTGTG AATAAATCCACCAGTACCCCAACTTCTCCGGGGCCCCGAACTCATTCAACTCCCTCCATCCCGGTGCTGACAGCAGGCCAGAGTGGGCTCTACAGCCCCCAGTACATTTCCTACATACCTCAGATCCACATGGGACCAGCTGTTCAG GCACCTCAGATGTATCCATACCCTGTATCCAATTCTGTGCCTGGACAGCAGGGCAAGTACCGGGGAGCAAAAG gctccctgcccccccagcgCTCGGACCAACACCAGCCAGCCTCAGCCCCTCCGATGATgcaggccgccgccgccgctggcCCACCTCTGGTGGCTGCCACGCCGTACTCTTCCTACATCCCTTACACCCCACAGCAGTTCCCGGGCCAGCCCGCCATGATGCAGCCCATGGCCCACTACCCCTCACAG CCGGTGTTTGCCCCCATGCTTCAGAGCAACCCACGCATGCTGACGTCGGGGAGCCATCCCCAGGCCATTGTGTCGTCCTCCACCCCTCAGTACCCTTCTGCAGAGCAGCCCACCCCACAAGCCCTCTATG CCACTGTTCATCAGTCCTATCCACACCATGCTACGCAGCTCCATGCCCACCAGCCACAGCCGGCCACCACGCCTACTGGGAGCCAGCCGCAGTCCCAGCATGCGGCCCCCAGTCCCGTCCAG CACCAGGCGGGGCAGGCCCCACACCTGGGCAGTGGACAGCCACAGCAGAATCTgtaccacccaggggccctgacaGGCACGCCGCCTTCTCTGCCACCGGGACCTTCTGCCCAGTCCCCTCAGAGCAGCTTCCCCCAACCAGCCGCTGTATATGCCATCCATGCCCATCAGCAGCTGCCCCACGGCTTCACCAACATGGCCCATGTTACCCAG GCCCATGTCCAAACTGGAATCACAGCAGCCCCGCCCCCTCACCCTGGGGCTCCCCACCcgccccaggtgatgctgctgcacCCACCCCAGAGCCATGGGGGCCCCCCCCAAGGCGCGGTGCCCCAGAGTGGGGTGCCTGCACTCTCAGCTTCCACACCCTCACCCTACCCCTACATCGGACACCCCCAAG CACCAAAAGGCACGTTAGTGGTTTTGGCCACTGGAAACAAAGGCCTGCCCAGAGCCCAGCTGAGAGGTGGTGTGTGCAGGTGGGCACTGCAAAGATGA
- the ATXN2L gene encoding ataxin-2-like protein isoform X8: MLKPQPPQQTSQPQQPPPTQQAVARRPPGGTSPPNGGLPGPLASTSAPAGPPAAASPCLGPAAAAGSGIRRGAEGILAPPPPPQQQQQHQERPGATAIGSARGQSTGKGPPQSPVFEGVYNNSRMLHFLTAVVGSTCDVKVKNGTTYEGIFKTLSSKFELAVDAVHRKASEPAGGPRREDIVDTMVFKPSDVMLVHFRNVDFNYATKDKFTDSAIAMNSKVNGEHKEKVLQRWEGGDSNSDDYDLESDMSNGWDPNEMFKFNEENYGVKTTYDSSLSSYTVPLEKDNSEEFRQRELRAAQLAREIESSPQYRLRIAMENDDGRTEEEKHSAVQRQGSGRESPSLASREGKYIPLPQRVREGPRGGVRCSSSRGGRPGLSSLPPRGPHHLDSSSPGPGSETRGINGGPSRMSPKAQRPVRGGAKTLSSPSSRPSGEASAPPPPAAFPFLPVGRMYPPRSPKSAAPAPISASCPDAPMSSAVPTSSASIPVTSSVVDPGVGSISPASPKISLASTDVKELPAKEPGRTLESQELSRIAGKVPGLQNEQKRFQLEELRKFGAQFKLQPSSSPETSLDPFPPRILKEEAKGKEKEVDGLLTSEPVGSPVSSKTESVSDKEDKPPLPPAGGTEGPEQPPPPCPSQTGSPPVGLIKGDDKDEGPVAEQVKKSTLNPNAKEFNPTKPLLSVNKSTSTPTSPGPRTHSTPSIPVLTAGQSGLYSPQYISYIPQIHMGPAVQAPQMYPYPVSNSVPGQQGKYRGAKGSLPPQRSDQHQPASAPPMMQAAAAAGPPLVAATPYSSYIPYTPQQFPGQPAMMQPMAHYPSQPVFAPMLQSNPRMLTSGSHPQAIVSSSTPQYPSAEQPTPQALYATVHQSYPHHATQLHAHQPQPATTPTGSQPQSQHAAPSPVQHQAGQAPHLGSGQPQQNLYHPGALTGTPPSLPPGPSAQSPQSSFPQPAAVYAIHAHQQLPHGFTNMAHVTQAHVQTGITAAPPPHPGAPHPPQVMLLHPPQSHGGPPQGAVPQSGVPALSASTPSPYPYIGHPQAPLPPPGELKIVLAAT; this comes from the exons ATGTTGAAGCCTCAGCCGCCACAACAGacctcccagccccagcagccGCCCCCCACGCAACAGGCCGTGGCCCGCCGGCCTCCCGGGGGCACGAGCCCTCCTAACGGCGGCCTCCCGGGGCCCCTGGCCTCCACCTCGGCTCCCGCAGGGCCTCCCGCGGCCGCGTCTCCCTGCCTGGGGCCTGCAGCCGCCGCCGGGAGCGGGATCCGCCGGGGAGCCGAGGGCATCttggcgccgccgccgccgccgcagcagcagcagcaacatcaGGAGAGGCCAGGGGCAACGGCTATCGGCAGCGCCAG GGGACAAAGCACAGGAAAGGGACCCCCACAGTCACCG GTGTTCGAGGGTGTCTACAATAATTCCAGAATGCTGCATTTTCTTACAGCTGTTGTG GGCTCCACTTGTGATGTAAAGGTGAAGAATGGTACCACCTATGAAGGTATCTTCAAGACTCTGAGCTCAAAG TTTGAACTAGCAGTAGACGCTGTACACCGGAAAGCATCTGAGCCAGCAGGTGGCCCTCGTCGGGAAGACATTGTGGACACCATGGTGTTTAAGCCAAGCGATGTCATGCTTGTCCACTTCCGAAACGTTGACTTCAATTATGCTACTAAAG ACAAATTCACTGATTCAGCCATTGCCATGAACTCAAAGGTGAATGGGGAGCACAAAGAGAAGGTGCTTCAGCGCTGGGAAGGGGGCGACAGCAACAGCGATGACTATGACCTCGAGTCTGACATG TCCAATGGATGGGACCCCAACGAAATGTTCAAGTTCAACGAGGAGAATTATGGTGTAAAGACCACCTATGACAGCAGTCTTTCTTCTTATAC GGTGCCCTTGGAGAAGGACAACTCAGAAGAGTTTCGTCAGCGGGAGCTGCGTGCAGCCCAGTTAGCTCGAGAGATTGAATCGAGCCCGCAGTACCGCCTGCGGATCGCCATGGAGAACGATGATGGGCGCACCGAGGAGGAGAAGCACAGTGCGGTCCAGCGGCAGGGTTCAGGACGGGAGAGCCCCAGCTTGGCATCTAG GGAGGGAAAGTATATCCCTCTACCCCAGCGAGTTCGGGAAGGTCCCCGGGGAGGAGTTCGATGCAGTAGTTCCCGGGGAGGCCGGCCTGGCCTTAGCTCTTTGCCACCTCGTGGCCCTCACCACCTTGACAGTAGCAGCCCCGGCCCAGGTTCTGAGACCCGCGGTATCAATGGAG gccctTCCCGCATGTCCCCTAAGGCACAACGGCCTGTGAGAGGTGGTGCCAAGACTCTGTCCTCACCCAGCAGTAGACCTTCTGGAGAAGCTTCTGCTCCGCCCCCTCCTGCAG ctttcccttttcttccagtGGGCCGGATGTACCCCCCGCGCTCTCCCAAGTCAGCTGCCCCTGCCCCAATCTCAGCTTCCTGTCCTGATGCCCCGATGAGCTCGGCAGTACCGACCTCTTCGGCTTCTATCCCTGTGACATCATCGGTTGTGGATCCTGGAGTAGGCTCCATTTCCCCAGCTTCTCCAAAGATCTCACTGGCCTCCACAGATG TAAAAGAACTTCCAGCCAAGGAACCTGGGAGAACTCTGGAGTCCCAGGAGCTGTCCCGGATAGCTGGGAAAG TCCCTGGCCTTCAGAATGAACAGAAACGCTTTCAACTGGAAGAACTGAGAAAGTTTGGGGCCCAGTTTAAG CTGCAGCCCAGTAGCTCCCCTGAGACCAGCCTGGATCCTTTTCCTCCCCGGATCTTAAAGGAGGAGgccaaagggaaagagaaggaagttgACGGTTTATTAACTTCAGAGCCAGTGGGGTCCCCAGTCTCCTCGAAGACAGAGTCCGTATCGGATAAGGAGGACAAGCCGCCCCTGCCACcggcaggaggcacagaggggccCGAGCAGCCCCCACCACCTTGCCCAAGCCAAACTGGCAGCCCCCCAGTGGGCCTCATCAAGGGAGACGACAAGGATGAGGGCCCGGTCGCTGA ACAAGTGAAGAAGTCAACACTGAACCCCAACGCCAAGGAGTTCAATCCCACAAAGCCTCTGCTGTCTGTG AATAAATCCACCAGTACCCCAACTTCTCCGGGGCCCCGAACTCATTCAACTCCCTCCATCCCGGTGCTGACAGCAGGCCAGAGTGGGCTCTACAGCCCCCAGTACATTTCCTACATACCTCAGATCCACATGGGACCAGCTGTTCAG GCACCTCAGATGTATCCATACCCTGTATCCAATTCTGTGCCTGGACAGCAGGGCAAGTACCGGGGAGCAAAAG gctccctgcccccccagcgCTCGGACCAACACCAGCCAGCCTCAGCCCCTCCGATGATgcaggccgccgccgccgctggcCCACCTCTGGTGGCTGCCACGCCGTACTCTTCCTACATCCCTTACACCCCACAGCAGTTCCCGGGCCAGCCCGCCATGATGCAGCCCATGGCCCACTACCCCTCACAG CCGGTGTTTGCCCCCATGCTTCAGAGCAACCCACGCATGCTGACGTCGGGGAGCCATCCCCAGGCCATTGTGTCGTCCTCCACCCCTCAGTACCCTTCTGCAGAGCAGCCCACCCCACAAGCCCTCTATG CCACTGTTCATCAGTCCTATCCACACCATGCTACGCAGCTCCATGCCCACCAGCCACAGCCGGCCACCACGCCTACTGGGAGCCAGCCGCAGTCCCAGCATGCGGCCCCCAGTCCCGTCCAG CACCAGGCGGGGCAGGCCCCACACCTGGGCAGTGGACAGCCACAGCAGAATCTgtaccacccaggggccctgacaGGCACGCCGCCTTCTCTGCCACCGGGACCTTCTGCCCAGTCCCCTCAGAGCAGCTTCCCCCAACCAGCCGCTGTATATGCCATCCATGCCCATCAGCAGCTGCCCCACGGCTTCACCAACATGGCCCATGTTACCCAG GCCCATGTCCAAACTGGAATCACAGCAGCCCCGCCCCCTCACCCTGGGGCTCCCCACCcgccccaggtgatgctgctgcacCCACCCCAGAGCCATGGGGGCCCCCCCCAAGGCGCGGTGCCCCAGAGTGGGGTGCCTGCACTCTCAGCTTCCACACCCTCACCCTACCCCTACATCGGACACCCCCAAG ctccccttccaccccccgGGGAACTGAAGATTGTCCTGGCCGCGACCTGA
- the ATXN2L gene encoding ataxin-2-like protein isoform X5: protein MLKPQPPQQTSQPQQPPPTQQAVARRPPGGTSPPNGGLPGPLASTSAPAGPPAAASPCLGPAAAAGSGIRRGAEGILAPPPPPQQQQQHQERPGATAIGSARGQSTGKGPPQSPVFEGVYNNSRMLHFLTAVVGSTCDVKVKNGTTYEGIFKTLSSKFELAVDAVHRKASEPAGGPRREDIVDTMVFKPSDVMLVHFRNVDFNYATKDKFTDSAIAMNSKVNGEHKEKVLQRWEGGDSNSDDYDLESDMSNGWDPNEMFKFNEENYGVKTTYDSSLSSYTVPLEKDNSEEFRQRELRAAQLAREIESSPQYRLRIAMENDDGRTEEEKHSAVQRQGSGRESPSLASREGKYIPLPQRVREGPRGGVRCSSSRGGRPGLSSLPPRGPHHLDSSSPGPGSETRGINGGPSRMSPKAQRPVRGGAKTLSSPSSRPSGEASAPPPPAVGRMYPPRSPKSAAPAPISASCPDAPMSSAVPTSSASIPVTSSVVDPGVGSISPASPKISLASTDVKELPAKEPGRTLESQELSRIAGKVPGLQNEQKRFQLEELRKFGAQFKLQPSSSPETSLDPFPPRILKEEAKGKEKEVDGLLTSEPVGSPVSSKTESVSDKEDKPPLPPAGGTEGPEQPPPPCPSQTGSPPVGLIKGDDKDEGPVAEQVKKSTLNPNAKEFNPTKPLLSVNKSTSTPTSPGPRTHSTPSIPVLTAGQSGLYSPQYISYIPQIHMGPAVQAPQMYPYPVSNSVPGQQGKYRGAKGSLPPQRSDQHQPASAPPMMQAAAAAGPPLVAATPYSSYIPYTPQQFPGQPAMMQPMAHYPSQPVFAPMLQSNPRMLTSGSHPQAIVSSSTPQYPSAEQPTPQALYATVHQSYPHHATQLHAHQPQPATTPTGSQPQSQHAAPSPVQHQAGQAPHLGSGQPQQNLYHPGALTGTPPSLPPGPSAQSPQSSFPQPAAVYAIHAHQQLPHGFTNMAHVTQAHVQTGITAAPPPHPGAPHPPQVMLLHPPQSHGGPPQGAVPQSGVPALSASTPSPYPYIGHPQGEQPGQAPGFPGGADDRIPPLPPPGELKIVLAAT from the exons ATGTTGAAGCCTCAGCCGCCACAACAGacctcccagccccagcagccGCCCCCCACGCAACAGGCCGTGGCCCGCCGGCCTCCCGGGGGCACGAGCCCTCCTAACGGCGGCCTCCCGGGGCCCCTGGCCTCCACCTCGGCTCCCGCAGGGCCTCCCGCGGCCGCGTCTCCCTGCCTGGGGCCTGCAGCCGCCGCCGGGAGCGGGATCCGCCGGGGAGCCGAGGGCATCttggcgccgccgccgccgccgcagcagcagcagcaacatcaGGAGAGGCCAGGGGCAACGGCTATCGGCAGCGCCAG GGGACAAAGCACAGGAAAGGGACCCCCACAGTCACCG GTGTTCGAGGGTGTCTACAATAATTCCAGAATGCTGCATTTTCTTACAGCTGTTGTG GGCTCCACTTGTGATGTAAAGGTGAAGAATGGTACCACCTATGAAGGTATCTTCAAGACTCTGAGCTCAAAG TTTGAACTAGCAGTAGACGCTGTACACCGGAAAGCATCTGAGCCAGCAGGTGGCCCTCGTCGGGAAGACATTGTGGACACCATGGTGTTTAAGCCAAGCGATGTCATGCTTGTCCACTTCCGAAACGTTGACTTCAATTATGCTACTAAAG ACAAATTCACTGATTCAGCCATTGCCATGAACTCAAAGGTGAATGGGGAGCACAAAGAGAAGGTGCTTCAGCGCTGGGAAGGGGGCGACAGCAACAGCGATGACTATGACCTCGAGTCTGACATG TCCAATGGATGGGACCCCAACGAAATGTTCAAGTTCAACGAGGAGAATTATGGTGTAAAGACCACCTATGACAGCAGTCTTTCTTCTTATAC GGTGCCCTTGGAGAAGGACAACTCAGAAGAGTTTCGTCAGCGGGAGCTGCGTGCAGCCCAGTTAGCTCGAGAGATTGAATCGAGCCCGCAGTACCGCCTGCGGATCGCCATGGAGAACGATGATGGGCGCACCGAGGAGGAGAAGCACAGTGCGGTCCAGCGGCAGGGTTCAGGACGGGAGAGCCCCAGCTTGGCATCTAG GGAGGGAAAGTATATCCCTCTACCCCAGCGAGTTCGGGAAGGTCCCCGGGGAGGAGTTCGATGCAGTAGTTCCCGGGGAGGCCGGCCTGGCCTTAGCTCTTTGCCACCTCGTGGCCCTCACCACCTTGACAGTAGCAGCCCCGGCCCAGGTTCTGAGACCCGCGGTATCAATGGAG gccctTCCCGCATGTCCCCTAAGGCACAACGGCCTGTGAGAGGTGGTGCCAAGACTCTGTCCTCACCCAGCAGTAGACCTTCTGGAGAAGCTTCTGCTCCGCCCCCTCCTGCAG tGGGCCGGATGTACCCCCCGCGCTCTCCCAAGTCAGCTGCCCCTGCCCCAATCTCAGCTTCCTGTCCTGATGCCCCGATGAGCTCGGCAGTACCGACCTCTTCGGCTTCTATCCCTGTGACATCATCGGTTGTGGATCCTGGAGTAGGCTCCATTTCCCCAGCTTCTCCAAAGATCTCACTGGCCTCCACAGATG TAAAAGAACTTCCAGCCAAGGAACCTGGGAGAACTCTGGAGTCCCAGGAGCTGTCCCGGATAGCTGGGAAAG TCCCTGGCCTTCAGAATGAACAGAAACGCTTTCAACTGGAAGAACTGAGAAAGTTTGGGGCCCAGTTTAAG CTGCAGCCCAGTAGCTCCCCTGAGACCAGCCTGGATCCTTTTCCTCCCCGGATCTTAAAGGAGGAGgccaaagggaaagagaaggaagttgACGGTTTATTAACTTCAGAGCCAGTGGGGTCCCCAGTCTCCTCGAAGACAGAGTCCGTATCGGATAAGGAGGACAAGCCGCCCCTGCCACcggcaggaggcacagaggggccCGAGCAGCCCCCACCACCTTGCCCAAGCCAAACTGGCAGCCCCCCAGTGGGCCTCATCAAGGGAGACGACAAGGATGAGGGCCCGGTCGCTGA ACAAGTGAAGAAGTCAACACTGAACCCCAACGCCAAGGAGTTCAATCCCACAAAGCCTCTGCTGTCTGTG AATAAATCCACCAGTACCCCAACTTCTCCGGGGCCCCGAACTCATTCAACTCCCTCCATCCCGGTGCTGACAGCAGGCCAGAGTGGGCTCTACAGCCCCCAGTACATTTCCTACATACCTCAGATCCACATGGGACCAGCTGTTCAG GCACCTCAGATGTATCCATACCCTGTATCCAATTCTGTGCCTGGACAGCAGGGCAAGTACCGGGGAGCAAAAG gctccctgcccccccagcgCTCGGACCAACACCAGCCAGCCTCAGCCCCTCCGATGATgcaggccgccgccgccgctggcCCACCTCTGGTGGCTGCCACGCCGTACTCTTCCTACATCCCTTACACCCCACAGCAGTTCCCGGGCCAGCCCGCCATGATGCAGCCCATGGCCCACTACCCCTCACAG CCGGTGTTTGCCCCCATGCTTCAGAGCAACCCACGCATGCTGACGTCGGGGAGCCATCCCCAGGCCATTGTGTCGTCCTCCACCCCTCAGTACCCTTCTGCAGAGCAGCCCACCCCACAAGCCCTCTATG CCACTGTTCATCAGTCCTATCCACACCATGCTACGCAGCTCCATGCCCACCAGCCACAGCCGGCCACCACGCCTACTGGGAGCCAGCCGCAGTCCCAGCATGCGGCCCCCAGTCCCGTCCAG CACCAGGCGGGGCAGGCCCCACACCTGGGCAGTGGACAGCCACAGCAGAATCTgtaccacccaggggccctgacaGGCACGCCGCCTTCTCTGCCACCGGGACCTTCTGCCCAGTCCCCTCAGAGCAGCTTCCCCCAACCAGCCGCTGTATATGCCATCCATGCCCATCAGCAGCTGCCCCACGGCTTCACCAACATGGCCCATGTTACCCAG GCCCATGTCCAAACTGGAATCACAGCAGCCCCGCCCCCTCACCCTGGGGCTCCCCACCcgccccaggtgatgctgctgcacCCACCCCAGAGCCATGGGGGCCCCCCCCAAGGCGCGGTGCCCCAGAGTGGGGTGCCTGCACTCTCAGCTTCCACACCCTCACCCTACCCCTACATCGGACACCCCCAAGGTGAGCAGCCTGGCCAGGCGCCTGGATTTCCAGGAGGAGCCGATGACAGGATTC ctccccttccaccccccgGGGAACTGAAGATTGTCCTGGCCGCGACCTGA